A region from the Vicia villosa cultivar HV-30 ecotype Madison, WI linkage group LG3, Vvil1.0, whole genome shotgun sequence genome encodes:
- the LOC131656523 gene encoding uncharacterized protein LOC131656523, whose product MNIIEVDDYIYDTSESEEDMLREYTIEGNWEEVEKLYKLDPKLSTVNINKSRGTALHVAVNDNKGEVVRNLVDSIISHKIEEALKCKNEKGDTPLHLAASRGFKDICECIIGENGERKDLILIDNNAGETPLFLAALSWQKEAFVYLFKLKPMEGGYSYIKDLIRDNGDSILHCALKREFFDLALIIIDKFPNLISIPNKHGVSPLKLLATRPSGFESGCKMTWWKRILYHCIPVGILNVKEAVKNYAMKQESSPPHNCPENYDTCYLFFLKCKKMLKGVLKQTTCTAEYGSNHMREKPKHKLLPEMCLSFMKFALIYILGLSGVGVEEIQKMKQKHKWSGQLLNKFMEKPYESYSVIGIKTTEYDSGADFMSLYKPNQGDNNSEEPKISTMFESETTILTKAINNLVKKVDELTTKIVNNSEEPKITENRQINLQEILESEEPKISEKSRLILESETAILTAARNGIVEIVNELITKIPSSIYDVNLENKNVLLVAVENRRTNVVEALRKQYKEIKTETIFDNLIQGVDYEENTVLHLAATISDRDWHISGSSVKMMWHMKWFEYTKGLVPEHFIYRTNKKDKTAEELFKKSSAKLVQEGSKWFKDISESCSVVAVLLAGVAFATSSSVPGGNQSDTGEPILKGNPAFDTFAMSSLIGLCFSVTALILFLSILTTQKEAKDFRIDLPRKLLFGMSSLFLSMVALFVAFCSSHFFLVDHKFKHIVFLIYAVTSFPLTLYAVSQLPLYIDLLRGIATKVQMTSDKDK is encoded by the exons ATGAACATTATTGAAGTGGACGACTATATTTATGACACCTCGGAATCGGAAG AGGACATGCTACGAGAGTATACAATAGAAGGAAATTGGGAAGAAGTTGAGAAACTATACAAATTGGATCCAAAACTCAGCACAGTAAATATCAACAAAAGTAGAGGAACTGCACTGCATGTGGCAGTAAATGATAACAAAGGAGAAGTTGTTAGAAATCTTGTTGATTCAATCATAAGTCACAAAATTGAGGAGGCCCTTAAATGTAAGAATGAAAAGGGTGACACTCCATTGCACCTTGCAGCATCAAGAGGATTCAAAGATATATGTGAATGTATCATAGGAGAAAATGGTGAAAGGAAGGATTTGATTCTTATTGATAACAATGCTGGAGAGACTCCTTTGTTTCTTGCTGCACTGTCTTGGCAAAAAGAAGCGTTTGTTTATCTCTTCAAATTGAAACCAATGGAGGGTGGTTATTCATATATTAAAGATCTTATTAGAGACAATGGAGATAGTATTCTTCACTGTGCCCTCAAGAGAGAATTTTTCG ATTTGGCGCTTATAATAATAGATAAATTTCCCAATCTTATTTCCATTCCAAACAAACACGGAGTTAGTCCTCTCAAACTTCTTGCTACTAGGCCCTCAGGATTCGAAAGTGGATGCAAGATGACATGGTGGAAGAGGATTCTGTACCACT GTATACCTGTGGGAATCCTAAATGTGAAAGAAGCTGTCAAAAATTATGCCATGAAACAAGAGTCAAGCCCCCCCCACAATTGTCCAGAGAACTATGACACATGTTATCTCTTTTTTCTAAAATGTAAGAAGATGCTGAAGGGAGTGCTGAAACAAACTACTTGTACTGCTGAATATG GATCTAATCATATGAGAGAGAAACCCAAACACAAACTTCTTCCAGAAATGTGTCTTTCATTTATGAAGTTTGCATTGATCTATATCCTTGGCCTTTCGGGAGTAG GGGTTGAAGAAATTCAAAAgatgaagcaaaaacacaaatGGAGTGGTCAACTATTGAACAAATTTATGGAGAAGCCTTATGAATCGTATTCGGTAATCGGCATCAAAACAACAGAATATGACAGTGGAGcagatttcatgtctctttacaaGCCAAACCAAG GAGATAATAATAGTGAGGAGCCAAAGATTTCTACGATGTTCGAAAGTGAGACAACTATTTTAACAAAAGCAATAAATAACCTAGTTAAAAAAGTGGATGAGCTTACAACAAAAATAGTGAATAATAGTGAAGAGCCAAAGATTACTGAAAATAGACAAATAAACTTGCAAGAGATTCTGGAAAGTGAGGAGCCAAAGATTTCTGAAAAAAGCCGACTGATTCTGGAAAGTGAGACAGCAATTTTGACAGCAGCAAGAAATGGCATAGTTGAAATAGTGAATGAGCTTATAACAAAAATACCAAGCTCAATATACGATGTTAACTtggaaaataaaaatgtattgCTTGTAGCAGTTGAGAACAGAAGAACCAATGTTGTTGAGGCATTAAGAAAACAGTATAAAGAGATTAAAACAGAGACAATATTTGATAACTTAATTCAAGGTGTGGACTATGAAGAGAACACTGTGTTACATTTAGCTGCTACAATAAGTGATCGAGATTGGCACATTTCTGGATCTTCCGTGAAAATGATGTGGCATATGAAATGGTTTGAG TACACTAAAGGACTAGTACCAGAGCATTTCATATATAGAACAAACAAAAAGGACAAAACAGcagaagaattattcaagaaatcttctgcaaaactagtACAAGAAGGTAGTAAATGGTTCAAAGACATTTCTGAGTCTTGTTCTGTAGTAGCAGTACTCCTTGCCGGCGTTGCCTTCGCTACGTCAAGCAGTGTGCCAGGCGGCAACCAAAGTGATACAGGGGAACCAATATTGAAAGGAAATCCTGCATTTGATACATTTGCCATGTCTTCACTAATTGGTCTTTGTTTCTCTGTCACTGCACTCATATTGTTCCTTTCTATACTCACCACTCAAAAAGAAGCCAAAGATTTCAGAATTGATTTGCCTCGGAAGCTTCTTTTCGGAATGAGTTCTCTTTTCTTGTCGATGGTTGCATTGTTCGTTGCTTTCTGTTCTAGCCATTTCTTTTTGGTTGACCACAAGTTCAAACACATTGTGTTTCTGATTTATGCAGTCACTAGTTTTCCTCTGACTTTGTATGCAGTATCACAACTTCCACTTTACATTGATCTTCTAAGAGGTATAGCAACCAAAGTGCAAATGACAAGTGATAAGGACAAATGA